One Paenibacillus sp. FSL W8-0186 genomic window carries:
- a CDS encoding non-ribosomal peptide synthetase module, with amino-acid sequence MAQRLATEYVNASLRLSEVQMSQFIHKVYDPHVRQRVKVLDNGGQEVVLEDDSGEEVHLPFDRKDGYYVCELSFRLEKPHLTNVMRLLFAAFKGSGMVTRIYNGFMMMYYYQEGRVRKIVEYSRDSYKLVYEHKDTVGELQRIYRNNDVEREIEQIHREVNVLLDQRFVAEDAKVVQRIDSELRKHTRRLFVLEA; translated from the coding sequence ATGGCTCAGCGGTTAGCCACAGAATATGTTAATGCCAGTTTACGATTGTCGGAAGTTCAGATGTCCCAGTTTATTCACAAGGTATACGATCCTCATGTGCGCCAGCGGGTGAAAGTGCTCGATAATGGCGGCCAAGAGGTGGTGCTGGAGGATGATAGCGGAGAAGAAGTCCATCTGCCTTTTGACCGTAAGGACGGATATTATGTCTGTGAATTGTCTTTCCGCTTGGAAAAACCCCATTTAACAAACGTCATGCGACTGTTGTTTGCCGCCTTCAAAGGCTCGGGAATGGTTACGCGCATTTATAACGGATTCATGATGATGTATTATTATCAAGAGGGCCGCGTACGCAAAATCGTAGAGTATTCCCGTGATTCCTACAAATTGGTTTATGAACATAAGGATACGGTTGGCGAGCTGCAGCGGATTTACCGCAACAATGATGTGGAGCGGGAGATTGAACAGATTCATCGCGAGGTGAACGTTCTTCTGGATCAGCGCTTTGTCGCTGAGGACGCCAAGGTTGTACAGCGGATCGATAGCGAGCTTCGCAAGCATACTCGCCGTTTGTTTGTTCTGGAAGCCTGA
- the hemB gene encoding porphobilinogen synthase, translated as MTFPIVRHRRLRQSAAIRGMVRETVITVDDFVQPIFVTYGSNVKNEISSMPGVFHFSLDRLQEEVKEIVELGIPAVLLFGIPEQKDSVGTSAFVETGIVQEATRLIKSWYPDLLVVADTCLCEFTDHGHCGMVHTFERDGHVCGDVLNDESLELLVKTAVSQAQAGADIIAPSNMMDGFVQAIRHGLDEAGYTHVPIMSYSVKYASAFYGPFREAADSAPQFGDRKTYQMDPANAREALREAETDVLEGADMLMVKPALAYMDVIRMLRDQFDLPIVAYNVSGEYSMVKAAAKQGWINERAIVSEMLLGMKRAGADIIITYFAKDAARWLREGRN; from the coding sequence ATGACATTTCCAATCGTAAGACACCGCCGTTTGCGGCAATCGGCTGCGATCCGCGGTATGGTGCGCGAAACCGTGATTACCGTCGATGATTTCGTACAGCCGATATTCGTCACCTATGGCAGCAATGTAAAAAATGAAATCTCCTCGATGCCGGGCGTATTCCACTTCTCTTTAGACCGTCTTCAGGAGGAAGTGAAGGAGATCGTAGAGCTCGGCATTCCGGCGGTGCTGCTGTTCGGCATTCCTGAACAGAAGGACAGCGTAGGCACGTCGGCCTTCGTCGAAACTGGCATCGTACAGGAAGCTACCCGGCTCATCAAATCATGGTATCCCGATTTGCTTGTGGTCGCGGATACTTGCCTATGTGAATTTACGGATCACGGCCATTGCGGCATGGTACACACCTTTGAACGGGATGGCCATGTCTGCGGGGACGTGTTGAACGACGAATCATTGGAGCTGCTGGTGAAGACGGCAGTGTCACAGGCGCAAGCGGGAGCTGACATCATCGCTCCATCGAATATGATGGATGGCTTCGTCCAAGCGATTCGCCACGGACTAGACGAAGCCGGCTATACCCATGTGCCAATTATGTCGTATTCCGTAAAATACGCCTCGGCATTCTACGGCCCGTTCCGGGAAGCAGCAGATTCGGCACCGCAATTCGGCGATCGCAAGACGTATCAGATGGATCCGGCCAATGCCCGTGAAGCGCTGCGCGAAGCGGAGACAGATGTGCTAGAGGGTGCAGATATGCTTATGGTTAAGCCGGCGCTAGCCTATATGGATGTGATCCGCATGCTTCGGGACCAATTCGACCTGCCGATCGTGGCCTACAATGTGAGCGGCGAATATTCCATGGTCAAGGCGGCGGCCAAGCAAGGCTGGATTAACGAGCGGGCGATCGTGAGCGAAATGCTGCTGGGCATGAAGCGCGCGGGAGCTGACATCATTATTACGTATTTTGCCAAAGATGCGGCGCGCTGGCTGCGCGAAGGACGCAATTAG
- the cobA gene encoding uroporphyrinogen-III C-methyltransferase, translating into MAGKVYLVGAGPGDARLITVKGLQCLEKGDVVVYDRLANPSLLRNMKPGAEKVYVGKLPDRHTMKQEEINQLLVDLALTGKTVVRLKGGDPTIFGRVGEEAELLRKHGIPYEIVPGITAAISVPAYAGIPVTHRDMASSLSIITGHESPEKLDKSINWEKVTNATGTLIFMMGVAKIGYISRQLITYGRSPDTPVALVRWGTRAEQETLTGTLEDIERKVQQANFQPPAVIVVGDVVTQREHLKWAETLPLFGTRVLVTRARSQASELAAQIEDLGGEPYEFPVIDIRLPEDEEQIAHADAALSRLETYDWVFFTSVNGVEYFFRRLEKLGQDVRSLHRARIAAVGPATKEALRARGIAAEELPGQYQAEGMFEAYGAEMHAGQQVLLPRGDLGRNWLPEVLREKGLSVTDAVMYETVPAGEEDDELLKLIEEGGIHVVTFTSSSTVKNLVAALKGMGHADPVQALSGAAIACIGPLTAQTARDLGFNVDMVAEESTINSLVQSLCDWRASNRD; encoded by the coding sequence ATGGCTGGAAAGGTATATTTAGTCGGGGCGGGACCCGGCGATGCTAGATTGATTACAGTAAAGGGATTGCAGTGCCTGGAAAAAGGGGATGTCGTCGTATACGACCGGCTGGCCAATCCCAGCTTGCTGAGGAACATGAAGCCCGGTGCAGAGAAGGTCTATGTAGGCAAGCTGCCGGACCGTCATACGATGAAGCAGGAGGAGATTAATCAACTCCTCGTGGACTTGGCGCTGACGGGGAAGACCGTTGTCCGTCTGAAGGGCGGAGATCCGACGATTTTCGGCCGGGTCGGCGAGGAAGCCGAGCTGCTTCGCAAGCATGGAATCCCTTATGAGATTGTGCCGGGAATTACTGCGGCGATCTCGGTTCCTGCTTATGCGGGCATTCCGGTGACGCACCGGGACATGGCTTCCTCCCTGTCCATCATTACCGGACATGAGAGTCCTGAGAAGCTGGACAAGTCTATCAATTGGGAGAAGGTCACGAATGCGACGGGGACGCTCATTTTCATGATGGGCGTAGCCAAGATCGGGTACATCAGCAGGCAGCTGATAACGTACGGAAGATCTCCCGATACGCCCGTCGCTCTCGTGCGTTGGGGGACGCGGGCAGAACAGGAGACCTTGACCGGCACGCTGGAGGACATCGAGCGCAAAGTGCAGCAGGCGAACTTCCAGCCACCGGCCGTCATCGTCGTAGGAGACGTCGTGACGCAGCGCGAGCATTTGAAGTGGGCGGAGACCCTGCCGCTGTTTGGCACGCGCGTGCTCGTTACCCGCGCCCGCAGCCAGGCCAGCGAGCTTGCTGCGCAGATCGAGGATTTGGGCGGCGAGCCGTACGAGTTCCCTGTCATCGATATTCGATTACCTGAGGACGAGGAACAGATCGCTCATGCGGATGCGGCTTTAAGCCGATTGGAGACGTATGACTGGGTGTTCTTCACAAGCGTCAACGGGGTGGAGTATTTCTTCAGGCGCTTGGAGAAACTGGGACAAGATGTTCGCTCACTTCATCGAGCGAGAATCGCTGCAGTCGGGCCGGCAACGAAGGAAGCGCTGCGCGCCCGCGGCATTGCCGCAGAGGAGCTGCCAGGACAATACCAGGCCGAGGGCATGTTCGAGGCGTACGGCGCTGAAATGCACGCCGGACAGCAGGTGCTGCTGCCGAGGGGAGACCTTGGCCGCAATTGGCTGCCAGAGGTTCTGCGGGAGAAGGGGCTGAGCGTGACCGACGCTGTCATGTACGAGACCGTCCCTGCCGGCGAAGAGGACGATGAGCTACTGAAGCTCATTGAAGAGGGCGGCATTCATGTCGTGACCTTCACCAGCTCGTCGACAGTAAAGAACCTGGTTGCTGCCCTGAAGGGAATGGGGCATGCAGACCCCGTTCAAGCCTTGTCTGGCGCTGCCATCGCCTGCATTGGCCCGCTTACCGCGCAAACGGCTAGGGATCTTGGCTTCAACGTCGATATGGTGGCTGAGGAATCGACGATCAACAGCCTTGTCCAATCCCTTTGCGACTGGCGTGCAAGCAATCGTGATTAG
- the speD gene encoding adenosylmethionine decarboxylase — protein MEYSTFGRHVAVDTWGVDFEVLNNAELLQAHLVEAAESCGATVLSVQSKQFEPQGATVLVLLSESHLSIHTYPERGFAAIDCYTCGETVDPQLAIDYLVSVLKPEKMYAKKLIRGLGELEVVTPVMNQVELV, from the coding sequence ATGGAATATTCAACTTTCGGAAGACACGTTGCTGTTGATACTTGGGGAGTCGACTTTGAGGTACTGAACAATGCAGAGCTATTGCAAGCTCATTTGGTGGAAGCTGCTGAATCTTGTGGAGCAACGGTATTGTCCGTGCAATCCAAACAGTTCGAACCGCAAGGTGCGACGGTACTTGTGTTGTTGTCGGAGAGCCATCTCTCGATTCATACGTATCCTGAGAGAGGGTTTGCTGCTATTGATTGCTATACTTGTGGAGAAACGGTTGATCCGCAATTGGCGATCGATTACCTGGTGTCCGTATTGAAGCCGGAGAAGATGTACGCGAAGAAGCTCATTCGCGGCCTGGGCGAGCTTGAGGTCGTAACGCCGGTTATGAATCAAGTGGAGCTCGTATAA
- the hemC gene encoding hydroxymethylbilane synthase → MKKRTIVVGTRQSQLALTQTGQVIDALKAICEEHALPYDFEIRKIVTKGDRILDVTLSKVGGKGLFVKEIEQAMLSGEIDMAVHSMKDMPSVLQEGLVTGAVPRRVDPRDALISRNGLSLDELPQGAKIGTSSLRRSSQLKKYRPDLKLEWIRGNIDSRLRKLETEGFDAIILAAAGLYRMGWEDRITSFLPVEVCLPAVGQGALGIECRESDEEVRHLLSLYNDRDTELTVAAERQFLRVLNGGCQVPIGAYATLVQEESGIGTGGARIELTGLVGTPDGRLVLKDVLTGEDPLKLGDEVAAKLISRGADEILAEVRE, encoded by the coding sequence ATGAAAAAACGTACGATTGTCGTCGGAACTAGACAGAGCCAATTGGCGCTGACGCAGACGGGTCAGGTTATTGATGCGCTGAAAGCGATATGCGAGGAGCATGCGCTGCCCTATGATTTCGAAATTCGCAAGATCGTGACGAAGGGCGACCGTATTTTGGACGTAACATTATCGAAGGTAGGGGGCAAAGGCTTGTTTGTGAAGGAAATCGAGCAGGCCATGCTGAGCGGGGAAATCGATATGGCGGTACATAGTATGAAGGACATGCCATCCGTGCTTCAGGAAGGTCTTGTAACCGGTGCGGTTCCGCGGAGGGTCGACCCCCGGGATGCGCTGATTTCAAGGAACGGCCTAAGCTTGGACGAGCTTCCGCAAGGAGCAAAGATCGGTACGAGCAGCCTGCGCCGCTCGAGTCAGCTGAAGAAATACCGTCCGGATCTGAAGCTGGAATGGATTCGGGGAAATATCGATTCCCGGCTGCGCAAATTGGAGACCGAGGGCTTCGATGCCATAATTCTTGCTGCGGCGGGCTTGTACCGGATGGGCTGGGAGGATCGGATCACCTCATTTTTGCCGGTTGAGGTATGTTTGCCGGCTGTCGGCCAGGGCGCGTTAGGCATTGAATGCCGTGAAAGCGATGAGGAGGTGCGTCATCTTCTGTCGCTGTACAATGACCGGGATACCGAGCTGACCGTCGCTGCAGAGCGCCAATTTCTGCGCGTATTGAACGGTGGCTGCCAGGTTCCGATCGGCGCATATGCAACCTTGGTGCAGGAGGAATCCGGGATTGGAACGGGAGGAGCGCGCATCGAATTGACAGGGCTGGTCGGAACGCCGGACGGACGGCTTGTTCTGAAGGATGTCCTGACTGGCGAGGATCCGCTGAAGCTGGGCGATGAGGTTGCAGCTAAGCTGATTTCTAGAGGAGCGGACGAAATTTTGGCGGAAGTCAGGGAGTGA
- a CDS encoding LysM peptidoglycan-binding domain-containing protein translates to MADQSYGLRFDIYERVHLSEDVVGIEELEEIELIPKIQVIPGEEYAALRGHLLLSGLYRGQGESCKLEHWIPVEITIPLSRVNKLEEIAVEIDNFDVDLLSARSLNITGVLSLKGIETTTLTGSEEWKDREFIAAHESHQDEPDEVGLTEQPLPMDTLRQEEHQLGEQISEGPVSGDRENQASQWQSSLEAAAVPGLPDFPETPHQNVISWTDDSLLSSPSLWKDKAAASEDEIREAVQQAEENLASFKEEEGRDELEEYHLETPSVSEHEGDEAEVVQAVSREADQAASSEQGTESEPVLSASIEPGAAGDVAHEDSEPEIRPQPEEKKELKIALNSKKADETVQGSDIGITKLLSAQRPNKEPEGSLEQEEGSVKAAAEEHGDEEEVRWKNLFIGNAEEQTPFRKIRLVIVQREETLDEIAERYNLSTRELQLYNRLAEHNLAEGQVLYIP, encoded by the coding sequence TTGGCTGATCAATCCTACGGTCTGAGGTTTGATATTTATGAGCGGGTTCATTTATCGGAAGATGTGGTTGGAATTGAGGAATTGGAGGAAATAGAGCTCATTCCAAAAATCCAGGTGATTCCTGGCGAGGAGTATGCCGCGCTTCGCGGGCATTTGCTGTTGTCCGGACTATACCGGGGGCAGGGGGAAAGCTGCAAGCTGGAGCATTGGATCCCGGTTGAAATCACGATTCCGCTAAGCCGGGTAAACAAACTGGAGGAGATCGCCGTCGAAATTGACAATTTTGATGTGGATCTGCTGAGTGCCCGCAGTTTGAATATTACCGGGGTTTTGTCGCTTAAGGGAATTGAGACGACTACGCTTACGGGGAGCGAAGAATGGAAGGACAGGGAATTTATAGCTGCGCATGAATCTCATCAGGATGAACCGGACGAGGTTGGCCTGACAGAGCAGCCATTACCAATGGACACATTGCGACAAGAAGAACACCAACTGGGGGAGCAGATCTCTGAGGGACCGGTGTCTGGAGACAGGGAGAATCAAGCTTCTCAGTGGCAAAGTTCTTTGGAGGCTGCCGCGGTTCCGGGTTTACCGGATTTTCCAGAAACCCCCCATCAGAACGTGATCTCCTGGACAGACGATTCGCTGCTCTCATCCCCATCGCTATGGAAGGACAAGGCGGCGGCTTCTGAAGATGAGATCCGGGAGGCTGTGCAGCAAGCGGAAGAGAATTTAGCTTCGTTCAAGGAAGAAGAAGGCCGTGACGAACTGGAGGAGTATCATCTTGAAACTCCGTCCGTAAGCGAACACGAGGGTGATGAAGCCGAGGTCGTACAGGCTGTGTCGAGGGAAGCGGACCAAGCAGCTTCTTCGGAGCAAGGCACGGAGTCTGAGCCGGTTTTGTCGGCATCCATCGAACCAGGGGCTGCTGGAGATGTGGCTCATGAAGATTCGGAGCCGGAAATTCGCCCTCAGCCCGAGGAGAAAAAAGAGCTGAAAATTGCCCTCAACAGCAAGAAGGCGGATGAAACGGTACAGGGAAGCGATATTGGCATCACCAAGCTGTTATCTGCTCAACGGCCCAATAAAGAACCGGAAGGCTCGTTGGAACAGGAAGAAGGCAGCGTAAAGGCGGCGGCCGAAGAACACGGGGATGAGGAAGAAGTTCGCTGGAAAAACTTATTCATCGGCAATGCGGAAGAGCAGACCCCCTTTCGGAAAATCCGGCTCGTCATCGTTCAGCGCGAAGAGACCTTGGACGAAATTGCCGAGCGGTACAATCTCAGCACAAGGGAGCTGCAGCTTTACAATCGGTTAGCGGAACACAACTTAGCGGAAGGGCAAGTTCTATATATTCCGTAA
- a CDS encoding NAD(P)-dependent oxidoreductase, with amino-acid sequence MNVPHYIPVMLNCAGRRCVVVGGGIIAERKAGALLASSAETIVISPSLTPYLMSCYEKGQLHWINREYREGDLSGAFLAYAATNDSQVNEAVVAEAESRGVPVNDAGDGARGSFITPASIRRGGLIVAVSTSGAGPTVSRRLCVEVDELFGEHYETYIDFLSEIRVRIKEQVLDRGRRQLLFKALAEMDILTEIREGRFQPWSEEKLAAWIDAYQEE; translated from the coding sequence ATGAACGTCCCGCATTATATTCCCGTCATGCTAAACTGCGCGGGAAGACGCTGCGTCGTCGTTGGCGGCGGGATAATCGCCGAAAGGAAAGCTGGCGCGCTGCTGGCATCCTCTGCAGAGACGATCGTTATCAGCCCTTCGTTAACCCCTTACTTGATGTCTTGTTACGAGAAGGGGCAGCTGCACTGGATAAATCGGGAATATCGAGAGGGCGACTTAAGCGGGGCTTTTTTGGCATATGCGGCAACGAACGACAGTCAGGTGAACGAAGCCGTCGTTGCGGAGGCGGAGAGCCGGGGCGTGCCGGTGAACGATGCCGGCGACGGGGCACGGGGCTCCTTCATTACGCCGGCATCGATCCGCAGGGGCGGCCTGATTGTGGCTGTATCGACTTCTGGAGCAGGGCCAACGGTTTCCCGAAGGTTATGCGTGGAAGTCGACGAGCTGTTCGGGGAGCATTACGAGACTTATATTGATTTCTTAAGCGAGATCAGGGTAAGGATTAAAGAACAGGTGCTTGACCGGGGCAGACGCCAGCTATTGTTTAAAGCGTTAGCCGAAATGGATATATTGACGGAAATTCGTGAAGGACGATTTCAGCCTTGGAGCGAGGAGAAGCTAGCTGCATGGATTGATGCATATCAGGAGGAATAA
- the hemA gene encoding glutamyl-tRNA reductase codes for MHIVVVGLNYRTAPVEVRERFTFAERDLPQALQELKRTKSVLEGVIIATCNRTEIYVVVDRLHMCGYFIRSFMEQWFGIPRQEFTQHLYMYEDEQAIRHLFRVACGLDSMVLGETQILGQVRSAFLLSQKEKATGTWFNMLFKQAITLSKRAHSETAIGESAVSVSYAAVELGKRVFGSFEGKKVLILGAGKMSELTAKHLSGGGAAEVLVANRTFGRAQELAAKFDGIPCSMQEAMQRLQDIDILISSTGADGYVITSSQVQNSMKQRPDRPLFIIDIAVPRDIDPAIGELDNVFLYDIDDLEGIVESNMEMRRGEALKIDWMIEEEMGAFANWLQTLGVRPVIRALQEKSTSIHESTMESLFNKLPELDERQRKVIRRLTKSIVNQMMHDPINRIKEMAGEEHGVEALEMFTQIFALEQQLEALSESSTAADQQNSLTQEISTQEQKEKKKEPSLETETVLPLVKVSV; via the coding sequence ATGCACATCGTCGTAGTCGGGTTGAACTATCGAACAGCGCCTGTGGAAGTCAGGGAACGTTTTACTTTTGCCGAACGGGATTTGCCGCAAGCGTTGCAAGAGTTGAAACGCACCAAGAGTGTATTGGAAGGCGTCATTATAGCAACCTGCAACAGAACGGAAATTTATGTCGTGGTTGACCGCTTGCACATGTGCGGTTATTTTATCCGCAGCTTCATGGAGCAGTGGTTTGGCATTCCTAGACAAGAGTTTACCCAACATTTATACATGTATGAGGACGAACAGGCTATCCGCCATCTGTTCCGGGTCGCATGCGGCCTTGATTCGATGGTGCTTGGCGAGACGCAAATTCTAGGTCAGGTCCGGAGCGCTTTTTTGCTCTCACAAAAAGAGAAGGCTACGGGCACTTGGTTTAATATGCTATTTAAGCAGGCGATCACGCTAAGCAAGAGAGCCCATTCGGAGACAGCGATCGGCGAAAGCGCCGTATCGGTAAGTTATGCCGCTGTTGAACTGGGCAAGCGGGTATTCGGCAGCTTCGAGGGCAAGAAGGTGCTTATCCTCGGCGCCGGCAAAATGAGCGAGCTGACGGCGAAGCATTTGAGCGGAGGCGGGGCGGCAGAGGTGCTTGTGGCTAACCGTACCTTCGGCCGTGCACAGGAGCTGGCAGCCAAGTTCGACGGTATCCCGTGCTCGATGCAGGAAGCGATGCAGCGATTGCAGGACATCGATATTTTGATCAGCTCTACCGGGGCGGATGGTTATGTCATAACATCGTCTCAGGTGCAAAACAGTATGAAGCAGCGGCCGGACCGGCCATTGTTCATTATAGATATAGCGGTGCCTCGTGATATCGATCCAGCGATCGGGGAGCTTGACAATGTGTTCCTGTATGATATTGACGATCTGGAAGGTATTGTGGAGAGCAACATGGAAATGCGCCGTGGCGAAGCTCTCAAAATCGATTGGATGATTGAAGAGGAGATGGGCGCGTTCGCCAACTGGCTGCAAACGCTTGGCGTCAGACCGGTCATTCGCGCGCTGCAGGAGAAATCGACTTCGATTCATGAGAGCACGATGGAAAGCCTGTTTAATAAACTGCCTGAGCTGGATGAGCGGCAGCGGAAGGTCATACGGCGTTTGACCAAGAGCATCGTGAATCAGATGATGCATGATCCGATTAACCGGATCAAAGAAATGGCCGGAGAGGAACATGGAGTGGAGGCGCTCGAAATGTTCACGCAAATTTTTGCGCTGGAGCAGCAGCTCGAGGCTCTGTCTGAATCTTCTACGGCTGCGGATCAGCAGAATAGCCTGACTCAGGAAATATCTACGCAAGAACAAAAAGAGAAGAAGAAAGAGCCGTCACTCGAAACAGAGACCGTGCTTCCGCTCGTGAAGGTATCTGTTTAA
- the hemL gene encoding glutamate-1-semialdehyde 2,1-aminomutase, with the protein MSTTIGRKGEERSYQAFEEAKKVLPGGVNSPVRAFKSVGLTPIYMDHGAGSHIYDIDGNSYIDYVGSWGPLIMGHAHPEVVKALQETAAKGTSFGTPTLLETQMARLVAERVPSIEVVRMVNSGTEATMSAIRLARGYTGRSKIMKFEGSYHGHADSLLIKAGSGVATLGLPDSPGVPESIAANTITVPYNDLESVQLAFERFGEEIAGVIVEPVAGNMGVVPPQPGFLEGLRRITTEYGSLLIFDEVMTGFRVHLHSAQGLFGITPDLTCLGKVIGGGLPVGAYGGKREIMEQIAPSGPIYQAGTLSGNPLAMIAGFTTLSLLTPEVYDRLERLSAKLQAGLEANAKEAGIPSVINRVGSMVCPFFTNEQVVNYDTAKSSDLDLFRRYFAALVQEGINIAPSQFEGMFVSGVHTDEDIDATIEAHRKALQKL; encoded by the coding sequence ATGAGTACAACTATCGGACGTAAAGGGGAAGAACGGTCCTATCAGGCATTTGAAGAAGCGAAAAAAGTGCTGCCGGGCGGAGTTAACAGCCCGGTACGCGCATTCAAGTCCGTTGGGCTGACGCCAATTTATATGGACCACGGTGCTGGTTCGCACATTTACGATATCGACGGCAACAGCTATATCGATTATGTGGGATCATGGGGCCCGCTTATTATGGGACATGCCCACCCGGAGGTCGTTAAGGCGCTGCAGGAGACGGCTGCCAAGGGCACCAGCTTTGGCACGCCTACACTGCTTGAGACACAGATGGCCAGGCTCGTAGCCGAGCGCGTACCGTCCATTGAAGTCGTGCGGATGGTCAACTCCGGCACGGAGGCGACGATGAGTGCGATCCGCTTGGCTCGGGGTTACACGGGACGCAGCAAAATTATGAAATTTGAGGGCTCCTATCACGGCCATGCCGACAGCCTGCTCATCAAAGCGGGTTCCGGCGTAGCAACACTGGGTCTGCCGGACAGCCCCGGCGTGCCGGAGAGCATCGCAGCGAACACCATTACTGTTCCGTATAATGACCTGGAATCCGTTCAACTGGCCTTCGAACGCTTCGGCGAAGAAATTGCCGGCGTCATTGTGGAACCGGTCGCAGGGAATATGGGCGTCGTACCGCCGCAGCCCGGATTTCTGGAAGGACTGCGCCGCATTACAACGGAATACGGCAGCCTGCTTATTTTTGATGAAGTTATGACCGGCTTCCGCGTTCACCTGCACTCTGCTCAAGGGCTGTTTGGCATTACTCCGGATTTGACCTGCCTAGGTAAAGTCATCGGCGGAGGACTGCCGGTCGGCGCTTATGGCGGCAAACGCGAAATTATGGAGCAAATCGCTCCTTCGGGCCCAATCTATCAGGCGGGTACGCTAAGCGGGAACCCGCTGGCCATGATTGCCGGCTTCACTACATTGTCGCTGCTTACGCCTGAGGTTTATGACCGTCTCGAGCGCTTGTCGGCGAAGCTTCAGGCAGGACTTGAAGCGAATGCGAAGGAAGCGGGAATCCCTAGCGTGATTAATCGCGTAGGTTCCATGGTATGCCCGTTCTTTACGAATGAGCAGGTCGTTAACTATGATACAGCCAAGAGCAGCGACTTGGATTTGTTCCGCCGCTATTTTGCCGCGCTGGTGCAGGAGGGTATCAATATCGCCCCGTCTCAGTTTGAAGGCATGTTTGTTTCCGGCGTTCATACCGACGAGGACATTGATGCTACGATTGAGGCGCATCGCAAAGCGCTGCAGAAGCTGTGA
- a CDS encoding RluA family pseudouridine synthase, whose protein sequence is MSLRIAGARRGEWLELMPGRLPMPASGDRYEAALAWLEGELDFPAKLRRTLEAEQGIKLAGDRLRLRLFPPRISQYEPMQPELPLQILYEDDFCLVVHKPAGVKVHPDGHSPQPTLANMVAGIYSERGEPVAPEHIHRLDENTSGPVLYAKNTYAKLKLDAAMARKEIGRVYVALVQGAVSPALRVIDQPIGKDRHHRARRRVSPSGQHAVTRVELLEAYPAASLVRLTLETGRTHQIRVHMSYAGHPLIGDALYGGSTKLTPHQALHGESLMFAHPLAGETLSVQDPWPASWTALLKQLRA, encoded by the coding sequence GTGAGTTTACGGATCGCAGGCGCTAGGCGGGGAGAGTGGCTGGAGCTGATGCCCGGCAGGCTCCCCATGCCGGCGAGCGGTGACCGCTATGAAGCGGCGCTTGCCTGGCTGGAAGGCGAACTGGACTTTCCTGCCAAGCTTCGGCGCACACTTGAAGCCGAGCAGGGGATTAAGCTGGCGGGAGATCGTCTGCGCCTGCGGCTTTTTCCGCCAAGGATATCGCAGTATGAGCCTATGCAGCCGGAGCTTCCGCTGCAAATTTTGTACGAGGATGATTTTTGCCTCGTTGTACATAAGCCTGCAGGGGTTAAAGTACATCCCGATGGACATAGCCCGCAGCCGACTTTAGCCAATATGGTCGCAGGGATTTACTCGGAACGCGGCGAGCCCGTTGCGCCCGAGCATATACACCGGCTGGACGAGAACACGTCCGGCCCGGTGCTATATGCCAAGAACACTTATGCCAAGCTTAAACTGGATGCGGCAATGGCGCGTAAGGAAATCGGCCGGGTCTATGTTGCGCTGGTACAAGGCGCAGTAAGTCCTGCGCTTCGTGTAATTGACCAGCCAATCGGCAAGGATCGGCATCATAGAGCGCGAAGGCGCGTATCCCCGTCGGGCCAGCATGCAGTAACACGCGTAGAGCTGCTGGAGGCCTATCCGGCCGCCAGCCTCGTGCGCCTCACGCTGGAGACGGGACGAACGCATCAGATTCGGGTGCATATGAGCTATGCGGGCCATCCGCTTATCGGGGACGCTTTATATGGGGGCAGCACCAAGCTGACGCCCCATCAAGCGCTTCACGGCGAGAGCTTAATGTTTGCCCACCCGCTTGCGGGAGAGACCTTGTCCGTGCAGGACCCTTGGCCTGCAAGCTGGACAGCGCTGCTTAAACAGCTTCGAGCCTAG